The Paraburkholderia acidisoli genome contains a region encoding:
- a CDS encoding cell division protein ZapA: MTTKQIEATILGQTYRLVCSPETEQALLDAVARVDNEMTRIRDHSNVRGTDRIAVMAALSLASELLRLQTSVRHGEAFPAEEIRRTMRQMNEQLGTVIQQYGVQ, translated from the coding sequence ATGACCACCAAGCAGATCGAAGCGACGATACTCGGCCAGACCTATCGCCTCGTCTGTTCGCCGGAAACGGAGCAGGCGTTGCTCGACGCGGTCGCGCGCGTCGACAACGAAATGACCAGGATCCGCGACCACAGCAACGTGCGCGGCACCGATCGCATCGCGGTCATGGCGGCGCTCTCGCTCGCTTCGGAACTGCTGCGTTTGCAGACGAGCGTGCGTCATGGGGAAGCATTCCCAGCGGAAGAAATCCGTCGTACAATGCGCCAAATGAACGAACAACTCGGCACCGTCATCCAGCAGTACGGCGTGCAGTGA
- a CDS encoding RND family efflux transporter, giving the protein MLNELETLSQNIGRLIEINQRQHEARLALEEQLAQLRTQCSATQTDLDQMREERNALQAERDALSAKIDDAQVRLNAILEKLPRARANAERDNQLDLLEPSPASDDDSNAARHGENA; this is encoded by the coding sequence ATGCTCAACGAACTCGAAACACTCTCACAGAATATCGGGCGGCTGATCGAGATCAATCAGCGCCAACACGAAGCGCGCCTCGCACTCGAAGAGCAACTTGCGCAACTGCGTACGCAATGCAGCGCCACGCAAACGGACCTCGACCAGATGCGCGAGGAACGCAACGCGCTGCAAGCGGAACGTGACGCGCTCTCGGCCAAGATCGACGACGCCCAGGTGCGCCTGAACGCCATCCTCGAAAAGCTGCCGCGTGCTCGCGCCAACGCCGAACGCGACAACCAGCTCGATCTGCTCGAACCGTCGCCCGCCAGCGACGACGACAGCAACGCGGCCCGCCACGGAGAAAATGCATGA
- a CDS encoding FecCD family ABC transporter permease, protein MNARRASAIWAVLAGAAFVVFVASLASGSVSVTLAQALHALVPAHGASDMATEIVRTLRLPRALAGFACGGLLALAGALLQVLLRNPLAEPYVLGVSGGAAAFALVAMIAGVAWWGVQASACAGAFVSILLVLGLARRELWRGEPQDSSPRLLLTGAVTAAGWGALITLLLTLAPDTRLRGMLFWLTGDLNGAAMPWPALAALAFVLAGVVPIAPMLNVLLRGDAAAHALGVPVLRLRVGIYLAASLAAAAAVTTGGTIGFVGLVVPHMLRLAFGNDQRMLVPASALAGGVAVMAADLAARTVAAPAQLPVGVVTALAGVPVFLWMLLGRRAR, encoded by the coding sequence ATGAACGCGCGTCGCGCGAGTGCGATCTGGGCCGTGCTGGCGGGCGCCGCATTCGTCGTGTTCGTCGCGTCGCTCGCGAGCGGCAGTGTGAGCGTGACGCTCGCGCAGGCGCTGCATGCGCTCGTGCCCGCGCACGGCGCGAGCGACATGGCCACCGAAATCGTGCGTACATTGCGCCTGCCGCGCGCGCTCGCGGGCTTCGCTTGCGGTGGACTGCTCGCGCTCGCGGGCGCGTTGCTGCAAGTGCTGCTGCGCAATCCGCTCGCGGAACCCTACGTGCTCGGCGTCTCCGGCGGCGCGGCCGCGTTCGCGCTCGTGGCGATGATCGCGGGCGTCGCGTGGTGGGGCGTGCAGGCGAGCGCCTGCGCGGGCGCGTTCGTCTCGATCCTGCTCGTGCTCGGTCTCGCGCGCCGCGAACTCTGGCGCGGCGAACCGCAGGACAGCTCGCCGCGCCTCTTGCTCACCGGCGCGGTCACGGCGGCGGGCTGGGGCGCGCTCATCACGCTGCTGCTCACGCTCGCGCCCGACACGCGCCTGCGCGGCATGTTGTTCTGGCTCACCGGCGACCTCAACGGCGCGGCCATGCCGTGGCCCGCGCTGGCCGCGCTGGCGTTCGTGCTCGCGGGCGTCGTGCCCATCGCGCCCATGCTCAACGTGCTGCTGCGTGGCGACGCCGCCGCGCACGCGCTCGGCGTGCCGGTGCTGCGCCTGCGCGTGGGCATCTATCTCGCGGCCTCGCTCGCCGCCGCCGCCGCCGTGACGACGGGCGGCACCATCGGCTTCGTCGGGCTGGTCGTGCCGCACATGTTGCGGCTCGCGTTCGGCAACGATCAGCGCATGCTCGTGCCGGCCTCCGCGCTCGCGGGCGGCGTCGCGGTGATGGCCGCCGATCTCGCCGCGCGCACCGTGGCCGCGCCCGCGCAATTGCCGGTGGGCGTCGTGACGGCGCTCGCGGGCGTGCCCGTGTTCCTGTGGATGCTGCTCGGCAGGCGCGCGCGATGA
- a CDS encoding ABC transporter ATP-binding protein has protein sequence MKPDSRNPPLIATRALTLKAGARTLVDSLTHRVHAGEIWCVAGANGAGKTTLIGALAGLHAGAAGQVEVDGVELRDWSPVQLARRRALMPQDVRDAFSASVLDTVLLNRYPHLSGWGWEGADDRAAAHAALATLGLEAFAARDVLSLSGGERQRVALAAALCQAAPLLLLDEPLAHLDLHHQIACLEALTQWVRAEAEAARRAIVFSCHDLNLARRYATHALLLDGRGGHHAGRVREVLTPERASAALGHPLVLIREGAHEALVPALSADTAR, from the coding sequence ATGAAGCCGGACTCACGAAATCCGCCGCTCATCGCCACCCGCGCGCTCACGTTGAAAGCGGGCGCGCGCACGCTCGTCGATTCGCTCACGCACCGTGTTCACGCGGGCGAGATCTGGTGCGTGGCAGGCGCGAACGGCGCGGGCAAGACCACGCTGATCGGCGCGCTCGCGGGTCTGCATGCGGGCGCGGCGGGACAGGTCGAGGTCGATGGCGTGGAGCTGCGCGACTGGTCGCCCGTGCAACTCGCGCGGCGTCGCGCGCTCATGCCGCAAGACGTGCGCGACGCGTTCAGCGCGAGCGTGCTCGACACCGTGCTGCTCAACCGCTATCCGCATCTTTCGGGCTGGGGCTGGGAAGGCGCCGACGACCGCGCCGCCGCGCACGCCGCGCTCGCGACGCTGGGCCTCGAAGCGTTCGCCGCGCGCGACGTGCTTTCGCTCTCGGGCGGCGAACGCCAGCGGGTCGCGCTCGCGGCCGCGCTGTGCCAGGCCGCGCCGCTGTTGCTGCTCGACGAACCGCTCGCGCATCTCGATCTGCATCATCAGATTGCGTGCCTCGAAGCGCTCACGCAATGGGTTCGCGCCGAAGCCGAAGCCGCACGGCGCGCGATCGTGTTCTCGTGCCACGATCTCAATCTCGCGCGCCGTTACGCCACGCATGCGCTCCTGCTCGACGGCCGCGGCGGTCATCACGCGGGTCGCGTGCGCGAGGTGCTCACGCCCGAGCGCGCGAGCGCCGCCCTCGGTCATCCGCTCGTGCTGATCCGCGAGGGCGCGCATGAGGCGCTCGTGCCCGCGCTGTCCGCCGATACGGCGCGCTAA
- the cobT gene encoding nicotinate-nucleotide--dimethylbenzimidazole phosphoribosyltransferase produces MTSPLSDLFTVDPLDLALRDTLQHLIDTKTKPPGSLGRLEALALQLGLIQRGTQVRVERPVMIVFAGDHGIAAEGVSPYPQAVTAQMVANFLAGGAAINAFSGVAGLTLEIVNAGVATPLPPSNALVDVPVARGTRNFARERAMTRDEALAALEAGAARVRHHAALGTNVIGFGEMGIANTSAAACLMSRLCDVPIDECVGRGTGLDDAGLAKKRAVLAAALALHADAREPLDVLAAFGGFEIAMMAGAFLQAARSRMTILVDGFIATSALLVAHALAPNVREYCVFAHASNEAGHRRMLEYFGARELLALDLRLGEGTGAALAVPLLRAAAAFVNEMASFEQAGVDDRASGDQPRHA; encoded by the coding sequence ATGACGTCACCGCTTTCCGACCTGTTCACCGTCGACCCGCTCGATCTGGCGTTGCGCGACACGCTGCAACATCTCATCGACACGAAGACGAAGCCGCCCGGCAGCCTCGGCCGTCTCGAAGCGCTCGCGCTGCAACTCGGGCTGATCCAGCGCGGCACGCAAGTGCGCGTCGAGCGTCCCGTGATGATCGTGTTCGCGGGCGATCACGGCATTGCCGCCGAAGGCGTGAGCCCGTACCCGCAAGCGGTGACCGCGCAGATGGTCGCCAACTTCCTCGCGGGCGGCGCGGCCATCAACGCGTTCAGCGGCGTGGCCGGGCTCACGCTCGAAATCGTCAACGCGGGCGTGGCGACGCCGTTGCCGCCGTCGAACGCGTTGGTCGACGTGCCCGTCGCGCGCGGCACGCGCAACTTCGCGCGCGAGCGCGCCATGACGCGCGACGAAGCGCTGGCCGCGCTCGAAGCGGGCGCGGCGCGCGTGCGTCATCACGCGGCGCTCGGCACCAACGTGATCGGCTTCGGCGAGATGGGGATCGCCAATACCTCGGCGGCGGCGTGCCTCATGAGCCGCCTGTGCGACGTGCCGATCGACGAATGCGTCGGGCGCGGCACCGGCCTCGACGACGCGGGCCTCGCGAAGAAGCGCGCCGTGCTCGCGGCCGCGCTCGCGTTGCACGCCGACGCGCGCGAACCGCTCGACGTGCTGGCCGCGTTCGGCGGCTTCGAGATCGCGATGATGGCGGGCGCGTTCCTTCAGGCGGCGCGCTCGCGCATGACGATTCTCGTCGACGGTTTCATCGCCACGTCCGCGCTGCTCGTCGCGCACGCGCTTGCGCCGAACGTGCGCGAGTACTGCGTGTTCGCGCACGCGTCGAACGAGGCGGGGCATCGGCGCATGCTCGAGTATTTCGGCGCGCGCGAGTTGCTCGCGCTCGATCTGCGTCTCGGCGAAGGCACGGGCGCGGCGCTCGCGGTGCCGCTGCTGCGCGCGGCCGCCGCGTTCGTGAACGAGATGGCGAGCTTCGAGCAGGCGGGCGTGGACGATCGCGCCAGCGGCGATCAACCTCGCCACGCGTGA